From the Selenomonas timonae genome, one window contains:
- the amrS gene encoding AmmeMemoRadiSam system radical SAM enzyme, with protein sequence MNAALVTCRLCPHACRLDAGETGFCRARANIGGTIRPKNYGRLTSLALDPIEKKPLYHFHPGGFILSVGSFGCNLACPFCQNASIAMADTSIETENVSPAQLAALAEELRHQPRGNIGVAFTYNEPLVGYEYIMDTAPLLHAAGLKVVLVTNGMICTEPLARLLPHVDAMNIDLKAWHTDTYRRLGGDLEAVKSTIARAVAHGVHVEVTTLVVPTMNDSTEDMDEEAHWLSTLSPDLPLHISRYFPRHRMSTPPTPIAAIDRLAVIARRHLRHVHRGNC encoded by the coding sequence ATGAACGCCGCCCTAGTGACCTGCCGCCTCTGCCCCCATGCCTGCCGCCTCGACGCGGGCGAGACGGGCTTCTGCCGTGCACGCGCGAACATTGGCGGCACCATCCGCCCGAAGAACTACGGGCGGCTGACCTCACTCGCACTCGACCCGATCGAGAAGAAGCCGCTGTATCACTTTCACCCCGGCGGCTTCATCCTCTCGGTCGGCAGCTTCGGCTGCAACCTTGCCTGCCCCTTCTGCCAGAACGCCTCCATCGCAATGGCGGACACCTCGATTGAGACGGAGAACGTGTCGCCCGCGCAGCTCGCCGCACTCGCCGAGGAGCTGCGGCATCAGCCGCGCGGCAATATCGGCGTTGCCTTTACCTACAACGAGCCGCTCGTCGGCTATGAGTACATCATGGACACCGCGCCCCTTCTACACGCGGCAGGGCTGAAGGTGGTGCTCGTGACGAACGGCATGATCTGCACGGAGCCGCTCGCGCGCCTCCTGCCGCACGTCGATGCGATGAACATAGATCTGAAGGCATGGCACACGGACACCTATCGGCGGCTCGGCGGCGATCTGGAGGCGGTGAAGTCGACCATCGCACGCGCCGTCGCCCACGGCGTGCACGTCGAGGTGACAACCCTCGTCGTCCCCACGATGAACGACAGCACCGAGGACATGGACGAGGAAGCGCACTGGCTTTCCACCCTCTCGCCCGACCTCCCGCTCCACATCAGCCGCTATTTCCCGCGTCACCGCATGAGCACACCACCAACACCGATTGCCGCCATCGACCGTCTTGCTGTCATTGCCCGCCGTCACCTGCGGCACGTCCATCGTGGGAACTGCTGA
- a CDS encoding CYTH domain-containing protein, whose translation MGVEIERKFKVADDFRPTGVGISMAQGYLSRDPKRTVRIRIAGMQGYLTIKSETHGAARLEYEYEIPTEEARELLALCEQPLVEKTRYRETVAGHVWEVDVFHGANAGLVIAEIELSSEVETFVLPAWAGAEVTGEKRYYNSALIAHPYNIWSAEERGD comes from the coding sequence ATGGGCGTTGAAATCGAACGAAAATTCAAGGTTGCCGATGATTTCCGACCGACGGGCGTCGGAATCTCAATGGCTCAGGGTTATCTCTCGCGCGATCCGAAGCGAACCGTACGAATCCGAATCGCAGGTATGCAGGGATACCTCACGATCAAGAGCGAAACGCACGGTGCGGCGCGGCTCGAATACGAGTATGAGATCCCCACAGAGGAGGCGCGGGAGCTGCTTGCGCTCTGCGAGCAGCCGCTCGTGGAGAAGACGCGCTACCGCGAGACCGTTGCGGGGCATGTCTGGGAGGTCGACGTCTTCCACGGCGCGAACGCGGGACTTGTCATCGCCGAGATCGAGCTCTCCTCTGAGGTGGAGACCTTCGTCCTGCCTGCATGGGCGGGCGCGGAGGTCACGGGCGAAAAGCGCTACTATAATTCCGCACTGATCGCACATCCCTACAATATATGGAGTGCGGAGGAGCGCGGAGATTGA
- a CDS encoding threonine aldolase family protein: MMNGMLSFGSDYMEGAHPEILQRLIETNMDQTAGYGLDEYSEAAREKIRKMCRAPHAEIHFLSGGTQVNRIVISALLRPYEGVIAADTGHITVHEAGAIECGGHKVLALPHTDGKLTARAIEECLRTFHEDANRDHMVRPGMVYLSHPTEYGTLYTMDELEVISAICRANRIPLFLDGARLAYALGCPANELTLPAIARLCDAFYIGGTKCGALFGEAVVFPKSDTVPHFFTIVKQSGALLAKGRVLGIQFDMLFTNGLYERGGAHAIAMADRIRAALTEKGYRLASDAPTNQIFLSLTPEQLAHLSAHVAMGFWEKQGDTTVMRIATSWATREEDVERLIALL, encoded by the coding sequence ATGATGAATGGAATGCTTTCGTTCGGCTCGGACTATATGGAGGGCGCGCACCCGGAGATCCTGCAGCGCCTCATCGAGACGAACATGGATCAGACCGCAGGCTATGGACTGGACGAATACTCTGAGGCGGCGCGGGAGAAGATCCGCAAGATGTGCCGCGCACCGCACGCAGAGATTCACTTCCTGTCGGGCGGCACGCAGGTCAACCGCATCGTGATCTCGGCGCTGCTGCGCCCCTATGAGGGCGTCATTGCCGCCGATACGGGGCATATCACCGTGCACGAGGCGGGCGCAATCGAGTGCGGCGGTCACAAGGTGCTCGCCCTCCCGCACACGGACGGCAAGCTCACTGCACGCGCCATCGAGGAGTGTCTACGCACCTTTCACGAGGACGCAAACCGCGATCACATGGTGCGCCCCGGCATGGTCTACCTCTCGCATCCGACCGAGTACGGCACACTCTACACGATGGACGAGCTTGAGGTCATCAGCGCCATCTGCCGCGCGAATCGGATTCCGCTCTTTCTCGACGGCGCGCGGCTTGCATACGCCCTCGGCTGCCCTGCGAATGAGCTGACGCTCCCCGCCATCGCGCGCCTGTGCGATGCGTTCTACATCGGCGGGACGAAATGCGGTGCACTCTTCGGCGAGGCGGTCGTCTTCCCGAAATCTGATACCGTGCCGCACTTCTTCACCATCGTCAAGCAAAGCGGCGCGCTGCTGGCGAAGGGACGCGTGCTCGGCATCCAGTTCGACATGCTCTTCACGAACGGCCTCTATGAGCGCGGCGGCGCGCACGCGATCGCCATGGCTGACCGCATCCGCGCGGCGCTCACGGAGAAGGGCTATCGGCTCGCCTCCGACGCACCGACGAATCAGATCTTCCTCTCCCTCACCCCGGAGCAGCTCGCCCATCTCTCTGCACACGTCGCGATGGGCTTCTGGGAGAAACAGGGCGATACGACCGTCATGCGCATCGCCACGAGCTGGGCGACACGGGAGGAGGATGTGGAGAGGCTGATTGCACTGCTGTAA
- a CDS encoding MgtC/SapB family protein, with translation MQEWEICLRLVLSCAMGGIIGYERQLRHKSAGLRTNMLVALGSCLIMLMSQALYDNVEGRTNADPARLAAQVVSGIGFLGAGAIMKEGLTVTGLTTAATLWVVAGVGLAVGAGFYLSAGVTTAIVFLILGNLSRLDAWVDHDHMLSLSIHTVDRPGQIMRISACIEDLHLRSRGVKVKTDEDEAETGGERRVYLNFEVYNSEHLKPTFIVDTLRQIDGVLRVDLV, from the coding sequence ATGCAAGAATGGGAAATCTGCCTGCGCCTCGTGCTCTCCTGCGCGATGGGCGGCATCATCGGCTACGAGCGGCAGTTGCGGCACAAGTCGGCGGGGCTTCGGACGAATATGCTCGTTGCGCTCGGCTCCTGCCTCATCATGCTCATGTCGCAGGCGCTCTATGATAACGTCGAGGGGCGGACGAACGCTGACCCCGCGCGTCTCGCAGCGCAGGTCGTCAGTGGCATCGGCTTTCTCGGTGCGGGCGCAATCATGAAGGAGGGGCTGACCGTCACGGGGCTCACGACTGCCGCAACGCTCTGGGTTGTCGCAGGTGTTGGGCTTGCCGTTGGTGCGGGCTTCTACCTCAGCGCGGGCGTCACAACCGCAATCGTCTTCCTGATCCTCGGCAATCTCTCGCGCCTCGACGCGTGGGTCGACCACGACCACATGCTCTCGCTCTCCATCCATACCGTCGATCGGCCGGGGCAGATCATGCGCATCAGCGCCTGCATCGAGGATCTGCACCTGCGCTCGCGCGGCGTCAAGGTGAAGACCGACGAGGACGAGGCAGAGACGGGCGGCGAGCGGCGCGTCTACCTCAACTTCGAGGTGTACAACAGCGAGCATCTAAAGCCCACATTTATTGTAGACACCCTGCGCCAAATCGACGGCGTGCTGCGCGTGGATCTCGTGTGA
- a CDS encoding deoxycytidylate deaminase, with the protein MIISWDEYFMGVAIFSAYRSKDPHTQVGACIVNEDKHIVGVGYNGMPNGCDDREYPWGRTGEFAEQKYPYVVHAELNAILNASTSLKGCRIYVSLFPCNECCKAIIQSGIREVIYLSDKYAATEATKISKRMFDSAGVRWRRMETDLDEVPVKFEVVS; encoded by the coding sequence ATGATTATCTCTTGGGACGAATACTTCATGGGCGTTGCCATCTTCTCCGCCTACCGCAGCAAGGATCCGCACACACAGGTCGGCGCGTGCATTGTCAACGAGGACAAGCACATCGTCGGCGTCGGCTACAACGGCATGCCGAACGGCTGCGACGACAGAGAGTACCCGTGGGGGCGGACGGGCGAATTCGCCGAGCAGAAATACCCCTACGTCGTGCACGCGGAGCTGAACGCGATCCTCAACGCGAGCACCTCGCTCAAGGGGTGCCGTATCTACGTGTCGCTCTTTCCGTGCAACGAGTGCTGCAAGGCGATCATCCAGAGCGGCATCCGCGAGGTCATCTACCTATCGGACAAGTACGCCGCGACCGAGGCGACGAAGATCTCCAAGCGGATGTTTGACTCTGCGGGCGTTCGCTGGCGCCGCATGGAGACGGATCTCGACGAGGTGCCGGTGAAGTTCGAGGTTGTGAGTTAA
- the mnmG gene encoding tRNA uridine-5-carboxymethylaminomethyl(34) synthesis enzyme MnmG, with the protein MNTSTDYDIIVIGAGHAGVEAALAAARMARRTLIVTLSLDNIAMMPCNPSVGGPGKSHLVREIDALGGEMGIAADRASIQRRLLNTGKGPAVHSLRMQSDKFLYQRIMKETVENTANLDVRQLLVTQLLTEGNAEGTRVTGVLCETGERITARAVILATGTYLRGRIILGETIYDSGPNGQRPAMALSDSLRALGLKLMRFKTGTPARVDRRTLDLTKTSVQEGDPTAPAFSFLTTEMRAEQTPCYLTYTNEATHEVIRANLHRAPMANGVIEGVGPRYCPSVETKIARFPDKERHQLFLEPEGLHTNEIYVQGMSTSLPTDVQEAFLTTIPGLEHARIMRPGYAIEYDCLDPLQLTPTLAVKHIAGLYSAGQANGTSGYEEAAAQGLIAGINAAREITGEEPLILRRSDGYIGVLIDDLVTKGTDEPYRMMTSRAEYRLILRQDNADLRLTPMGRSIGLVSDERWARFTAKRDAIEETLRLLDCTKLSPSAETEARLAEAGLQPLRVPMTLRALLSREGRYDVLASLFDLPALAADVKEEVEIMARYDGYIKKQQEQIARMERLESRRIPEGLDYSAITSLRLEAAEKLAAIRPRSIGQAARISGVSPADISVLLVYLEKERRTQ; encoded by the coding sequence GTGAATACCTCTACAGATTATGATATCATCGTGATTGGCGCCGGGCATGCGGGCGTCGAGGCGGCGCTTGCGGCGGCGCGCATGGCTCGGCGTACCCTCATCGTCACACTCTCGCTGGACAATATCGCGATGATGCCGTGCAATCCGTCTGTCGGCGGCCCCGGCAAGAGCCACCTCGTCCGCGAGATCGACGCGCTCGGCGGTGAGATGGGGATTGCGGCGGACAGGGCGAGCATTCAGAGACGCCTGCTCAACACAGGCAAGGGGCCTGCCGTCCATTCCCTTCGCATGCAGTCGGACAAATTCCTCTACCAACGTATCATGAAGGAAACCGTCGAGAATACGGCGAACCTCGATGTGCGGCAGCTCCTCGTCACGCAGCTCCTCACCGAGGGGAATGCAGAGGGAACACGCGTCACGGGGGTTCTCTGCGAGACGGGGGAGCGCATCACGGCACGCGCAGTCATCCTTGCAACGGGCACATATCTGCGCGGGCGCATCATCCTCGGCGAGACCATCTACGACAGCGGGCCGAACGGTCAGCGCCCTGCGATGGCGCTCTCGGACTCGCTCCGCGCGCTCGGGCTGAAACTCATGCGCTTTAAGACGGGCACACCCGCGCGCGTTGATCGCCGCACGCTCGACCTCACAAAGACCAGCGTACAGGAGGGCGATCCGACCGCGCCCGCCTTCTCCTTTCTGACCACGGAGATGCGCGCGGAGCAGACGCCCTGCTACCTCACCTATACGAACGAGGCGACGCATGAGGTCATTCGCGCGAACCTCCACCGCGCACCGATGGCGAACGGCGTCATCGAGGGGGTGGGACCGCGCTACTGCCCGTCCGTCGAGACGAAGATTGCGCGCTTTCCGGACAAGGAGCGCCATCAGCTCTTTCTCGAGCCTGAGGGACTGCATACGAATGAGATCTATGTGCAGGGTATGTCCACCAGCCTGCCAACGGATGTGCAGGAGGCATTCCTCACGACCATCCCGGGACTCGAACACGCACGCATCATGCGGCCTGGCTATGCCATTGAGTACGACTGCCTTGACCCACTGCAGCTTACTCCGACACTCGCCGTCAAGCACATTGCGGGACTCTACTCCGCAGGACAGGCAAACGGTACAAGCGGCTACGAGGAGGCGGCGGCACAGGGACTCATCGCAGGTATCAATGCCGCACGGGAGATCACGGGCGAGGAGCCGCTGATCCTGCGCCGCAGCGATGGCTACATCGGCGTCCTCATCGATGATCTTGTGACGAAGGGGACGGACGAGCCGTACCGCATGATGACAAGCCGCGCCGAGTATCGCCTCATCCTGCGGCAGGACAATGCCGATCTGCGCCTCACACCGATGGGACGCTCCATCGGCCTTGTCAGCGATGAGCGGTGGGCACGTTTTACGGCGAAGCGGGATGCGATCGAGGAGACCCTGCGCCTCCTCGATTGTACGAAACTCAGCCCGAGCGCCGAGACCGAGGCGCGTCTTGCGGAGGCAGGACTGCAGCCCCTGCGCGTGCCGATGACGCTCCGCGCCCTCCTTTCGCGTGAGGGGCGCTATGATGTGCTCGCCTCCCTCTTCGACCTCCCCGCACTTGCGGCGGATGTCAAGGAGGAAGTCGAGATTATGGCGCGGTACGACGGCTATATAAAAAAGCAGCAGGAGCAGATCGCGCGTATGGAGCGTCTCGAGAGCCGCCGCATTCCCGAGGGGCTCGACTACAGCGCCATCACGAGCCTGCGCCTCGAGGCGGCGGAGAAGCTTGCCGCCATCCGCCCGCGCTCCATCGGACAGGCGGCGCGCATCAGCGGCGTTTCGCCCGCCGACATCTCCGTCCTGCTCGTTTATCTGGAGAAGGAGCGGCGGACACAATAA
- a CDS encoding autotransporter outer membrane beta-barrel domain-containing protein, which produces MRSHGKHTRRGLGALIAAGLVLGGTNASASPIEDNHNITVTDGSQRAVYGGDAELRHDNGDGTASASSNTLTVRSNDELGFLAGGWVEYQRYNNATAPGATTLTASGNTVTLTTGKTTHLYGGNIRVYATQGGPVTYRTNENTILVDAGGTQIGDLYGAHIEQKAAGAGTSFTAEAKGNRVTNTGGAINHAAAASVDLIGTTATRVSVTVDDNDISGTGGKYSYVFGGGFGSIKTDSGVAETIVTNNDITIDGGTLTHGFSAQGGFARAETGNGAAEAHADVNSVTLKNLLSDNGGYIGGSAYANASGARGTASADRNVVTITGGSYLDGRNVIGGSATVLNGAGTNLATANANRVTLSPTNAAWKEIRGGRAIAKGISAASTATADGNILTLSAGTFEEPVYGGDASAASSSNTAVAAAESNELHISGGKYEDAIYGGRATTDGSAGTTAIARGNIVEISGAPDLSAAHLHGGVATAANVTRENNALIVRETKGITAKSIADFQRLAFYVPAGMTADDTMLRVTGSTNTNLNGAALEAYMPGSSTANRLRLLYTENAQIDTDAATTMTVYEGVSGHRTAKMGVTNNKKELVVKVDGSAIDGGTTPTPNPNPNPNPNPNPNPNPNPNPNPNPNPNPNPNPNPNPNPNPNPNPNPNPNPNPNPNPNPTPGNNGFVLHENTKSLAETMTGTAAFLGASGDLIAGGGMTIASAEAAGASGFAPFAAVGGSSLRHETGSHVNVRGMNLAVGFSREVMRGDDRILFGPIVEYGRGSYDSYLDDGTHGEGNTHYVGGGAFLRQEKKGGMFYEGSLRFGRMSTDYEADLPVGGITRRASYDTDANYIGAHLGVGHTAKAANGTERDLYLRYFYTRQNGSSATLSTGDSYDFHAVESHRLRTGARWTIPQGSGALILGTSLQYEFKGDAGATYHTGGFSYDTPSPSLKGLSGSLELGYRANLSKRATADLSVEGWAGKQRGVTFKAGLDWRF; this is translated from the coding sequence ATGAGGAGCCACGGAAAACACACGCGCAGAGGCCTCGGCGCACTGATCGCGGCAGGACTGGTACTCGGAGGGACGAACGCATCTGCATCACCAATCGAGGACAATCATAATATCACGGTGACGGACGGTAGTCAGCGCGCGGTATACGGTGGAGATGCCGAGCTGCGGCACGATAACGGAGACGGCACGGCGTCGGCGAGCAGCAATACACTTACCGTGCGGAGCAATGACGAGCTCGGCTTCCTCGCAGGCGGCTGGGTCGAATATCAGCGCTACAATAACGCGACAGCGCCGGGCGCGACCACGCTCACGGCGAGCGGGAACACCGTCACGCTCACGACGGGGAAGACGACCCATCTCTACGGCGGCAATATTCGCGTTTATGCGACGCAGGGAGGTCCCGTCACCTATCGGACCAATGAGAATACAATTCTCGTTGATGCGGGAGGCACGCAGATCGGCGACCTCTACGGCGCGCACATCGAGCAAAAGGCTGCGGGTGCGGGTACGTCCTTTACCGCCGAGGCAAAGGGGAACCGCGTGACCAACACGGGCGGTGCGATCAATCACGCCGCCGCCGCCTCGGTCGATCTCATCGGAACGACTGCCACGCGCGTCAGCGTGACGGTTGATGACAACGACATCAGCGGCACGGGCGGCAAATACTCCTATGTGTTCGGCGGCGGCTTCGGCTCGATCAAAACGGACAGCGGCGTGGCGGAGACAATCGTCACGAACAACGATATCACGATCGACGGCGGCACGCTCACGCATGGATTCTCCGCGCAGGGCGGCTTTGCCCGAGCCGAGACGGGGAACGGCGCAGCAGAGGCGCACGCGGACGTGAACAGCGTCACTCTCAAGAATTTATTGAGTGACAACGGCGGCTACATCGGCGGCTCAGCCTATGCCAACGCCTCGGGCGCACGCGGGACAGCATCGGCAGATCGGAACGTCGTCACCATCACGGGCGGCAGCTATTTGGACGGGCGCAATGTCATAGGCGGCTCTGCAACTGTCCTGAACGGCGCGGGCACAAACCTTGCGACGGCAAACGCAAACCGCGTCACACTCAGCCCCACGAACGCCGCATGGAAAGAGATCAGGGGCGGTAGGGCGATTGCGAAGGGGATATCTGCCGCGTCCACGGCAACTGCGGACGGCAATATCCTGACGCTCAGCGCGGGCACCTTCGAGGAGCCTGTCTACGGCGGTGATGCGAGTGCCGCATCGAGCAGCAATACGGCAGTCGCTGCCGCAGAGAGCAATGAGCTCCATATCAGCGGCGGAAAATATGAGGACGCGATCTATGGCGGGCGTGCAACGACGGACGGCTCTGCGGGAACAACGGCGATTGCGCGCGGCAACATCGTCGAGATCTCAGGGGCTCCCGATCTCAGCGCGGCACACCTCCACGGCGGCGTGGCTACGGCGGCAAATGTGACACGGGAAAACAATGCACTCATCGTGCGCGAGACCAAGGGGATCACAGCCAAGAGCATTGCGGATTTTCAGCGGCTTGCGTTCTACGTGCCCGCAGGCATGACTGCGGACGACACAATGCTGCGCGTCACGGGGAGCACGAATACGAACCTCAACGGCGCCGCACTCGAGGCGTACATGCCGGGGAGCAGCACAGCGAACCGCCTCCGCCTCCTCTATACAGAGAACGCGCAGATCGATACGGACGCCGCGACCACGATGACCGTCTACGAGGGCGTCTCGGGACATCGAACGGCAAAGATGGGCGTAACGAACAATAAGAAGGAGCTCGTGGTGAAGGTCGACGGCAGCGCCATCGACGGGGGTACAACACCAACGCCGAATCCGAACCCGAATCCCAATCCGAACCCCAACCCGAACCCCAACCCGAATCCAAATCCAAACCCGAACCCGAACCCGAACCCGAATCCAAATCCGAATCCGAACCCAAACCCCAACCCGAATCCAAATCCAAATCCGAACCCCAACCCGAATCCCAACCCGAATCCAAATCCAACCCCCGGCAATAACGGATTTGTCCTGCATGAGAACACGAAGTCCCTTGCTGAGACCATGACGGGGACTGCCGCATTCCTCGGCGCGAGCGGCGATCTCATCGCGGGCGGCGGCATGACAATCGCCTCGGCAGAGGCTGCAGGAGCGAGCGGATTCGCCCCCTTTGCTGCCGTCGGCGGATCGAGCCTGCGCCACGAGACCGGTTCGCACGTCAACGTCCGCGGCATGAATCTCGCCGTTGGATTCTCCCGCGAGGTCATGCGCGGTGATGACCGCATCCTCTTCGGCCCCATCGTCGAGTACGGACGCGGCAGCTACGACTCCTACCTCGACGACGGCACCCATGGTGAGGGCAATACCCACTACGTCGGCGGCGGCGCCTTCCTGCGCCAGGAGAAGAAGGGCGGCATGTTCTACGAGGGCAGCCTGCGCTTTGGCCGCATGAGCACGGACTACGAGGCAGACCTTCCCGTCGGAGGGATCACGCGCCGCGCATCCTACGATACGGACGCGAACTACATCGGCGCACATCTCGGCGTCGGCCACACGGCAAAGGCCGCAAACGGCACCGAGCGCGATCTCTATCTCCGCTATTTCTACACGCGGCAGAACGGATCGAGCGCGACCCTCTCGACGGGCGACAGCTACGACTTCCACGCCGTCGAGAGCCACCGTCTGCGCACGGGCGCGCGTTGGACGATCCCACAGGGGAGCGGCGCGCTCATCCTCGGCACCTCCCTTCAGTACGAGTTCAAGGGCGATGCGGGGGCGACATACCACACGGGCGGCTTCTCCTACGATACGCCAAGCCCTTCGCTCAAGGGTCTCTCGGGCAGCCTTGAGCTCGGTTACCGCGCGAACCTCAGCAAGCGCGCCACCGCCGACCTCAGCGTCGAGGGCTGGGCTGGCAAGCAGCGCGGCGTCACCTTCAAGGCAGGACTGGACTGGAGATTCTAA
- a CDS encoding WG repeat-containing protein, giving the protein MTKHKKLRGMIAATTAAGVLCAMPAGFAAEEQAAPAAAQAMSAAQTQVGTSTPALQSSKPIAVVRVGKKWGAVAPSGSLTIPAEYDEIASYSADAVAVRQGKTWGIVRLDGTLIVPAIYKTIQPLSADVIIVSDAKDKVGAYNTAGKQILPVENLAVGSFNDGISCVQRPDKKYVFCRRDGSLLTNDVYDAAYSFSEGLAPVKTPSGKYGFIDTTGTLVIPAAYDWAGGFQEGLSRVEIKKKIGFIDKSGTMVIQPQYRPGDVWDFQDGLAMVKEKKYRAFIDKTGAKVIQTRYSDVMPFENGLAEVRREVKVGLLGGFLTSAVSFATGVPTFGVGTDLIGEKVKRGYIDKTGAEIISTKNDYNSIFMDGVALVRVKSKWGIVDRKGAYVVEPKYKGIHFFYDDRAAVQDGDKWGFVDRTGTVVIEPKYDEVHDFTDGIAAVRQGSKSFFIDKTGRVPFLLPSTVTEIGMFNEGFAPVKINDKWGFIDHTGTVVIPPTYNEVRTHQYETDRL; this is encoded by the coding sequence ATGACAAAACACAAGAAGCTGCGCGGGATGATCGCCGCAACGACGGCGGCGGGTGTACTTTGTGCGATGCCCGCAGGATTTGCGGCAGAGGAACAGGCTGCACCCGCCGCAGCGCAGGCGATGTCCGCCGCGCAGACGCAGGTCGGCACCTCCACCCCTGCACTGCAGTCCTCCAAACCGATCGCCGTTGTCCGCGTGGGCAAGAAGTGGGGCGCCGTCGCCCCCTCGGGCAGCCTCACCATCCCGGCGGAGTACGATGAGATCGCCTCCTACTCAGCGGACGCGGTCGCCGTCCGCCAGGGCAAGACATGGGGCATCGTCCGCCTCGACGGAACGCTCATCGTCCCCGCCATCTACAAGACCATACAGCCGCTGTCTGCGGATGTCATCATTGTCAGCGACGCAAAGGACAAGGTCGGCGCGTACAATACGGCGGGCAAACAGATCCTGCCCGTCGAGAACCTCGCAGTCGGCTCATTCAACGATGGAATTTCCTGCGTACAGCGCCCCGACAAGAAGTATGTCTTCTGCCGCCGCGACGGCAGTCTGTTGACGAACGATGTGTACGATGCGGCGTATTCCTTCTCCGAGGGGCTTGCTCCCGTCAAAACACCAAGCGGGAAGTACGGGTTCATCGATACCACGGGGACGTTAGTCATTCCTGCCGCCTATGATTGGGCAGGCGGTTTTCAGGAAGGACTGAGCCGCGTCGAAATCAAGAAGAAGATCGGCTTTATCGACAAGTCCGGCACAATGGTCATCCAGCCGCAGTACCGCCCCGGAGACGTCTGGGACTTCCAGGACGGGCTTGCAATGGTGAAGGAAAAGAAGTACCGCGCATTTATCGACAAGACGGGCGCAAAGGTGATCCAGACGCGCTACAGCGACGTCATGCCGTTTGAGAACGGGCTCGCCGAGGTGCGCCGCGAAGTCAAGGTCGGACTGCTCGGCGGCTTCCTCACCAGTGCCGTCTCCTTTGCCACGGGCGTGCCGACGTTCGGGGTCGGTACCGATCTCATCGGCGAGAAGGTCAAGCGCGGCTACATCGACAAGACCGGCGCAGAGATCATCTCGACGAAGAACGACTACAACTCCATCTTCATGGACGGCGTTGCGCTTGTCCGCGTCAAGAGCAAATGGGGTATCGTCGATCGGAAGGGTGCTTACGTCGTCGAGCCGAAATATAAGGGCATCCACTTCTTCTATGACGATCGCGCGGCAGTGCAGGACGGCGACAAGTGGGGCTTTGTCGACCGTACGGGCACGGTCGTCATCGAACCAAAATACGACGAAGTACACGACTTCACCGACGGAATCGCCGCCGTACGGCAGGGATCAAAGTCCTTCTTCATCGACAAGACGGGACGCGTCCCCTTCCTCCTCCCCAGCACAGTCACGGAGATTGGAATGTTCAACGAGGGATTTGCACCTGTGAAGATAAACGACAAGTGGGGGTTTATCGACCACACGGGCACGGTCGTCATCCCGCCCACATACAACGAGGTGCGCACGCACCAGTACGAGACGGACCGTCTGTAA